The following are from one region of the Chitinophagales bacterium genome:
- the groL gene encoding 60 kDa chaperonin: protein MAAKLIKYDSEAREALKRGVDTLANAVKVTLGPKGRNVVIDKKFGAPTVTKDGVTVAKEIELEDPTENMGAQMVKEVASKTSDIAGDGTTTATLLAQAIISGGFKSVAAGAHTMDLKRGIDKAVAAVVADLKRQSVKVGDDYGKIEQVGAISANNDPEIGKLIAEAMKKVGKEGVITVEESKGTETYSEVVEGMQFDRGYLSPYFITDPENMEAELDRPFILIHDKKISSMKELLPVLEKVAQSNSPLLIIAEDIEGEALATLVVNKLRGTLKVCAVKAPGFGDRRKEMLEDIAILTGGTVISEERGYKLENADLSYLGRAEKVTVDKENTTIVKGAGKQADIKARINQIKAQIEKTTSDYDREKLEERLAKLSGGVAVLYVGAPTEVEMKEKKDRVDDALHATRAAVEEGIVPGGGVAFIRALPALDKVEVANEDEKTGVQIVRKAIEEPLRQICYNAGMEGSIIIQKVKEGKGDFGYNARTDKFENLFKSGVIDPTKVARVALENAASIAGMLLTTEALVVEKPEEEKAPAMPGGGMGNMM, encoded by the coding sequence ATGGCAGCAAAACTTATTAAATATGATTCAGAAGCAAGGGAAGCGCTGAAAAGAGGCGTGGATACCCTTGCCAATGCAGTAAAAGTAACTCTTGGTCCCAAGGGAAGAAACGTAGTCATTGACAAAAAATTCGGTGCTCCCACCGTAACCAAAGACGGAGTGACCGTTGCAAAAGAAATTGAACTGGAAGATCCCACCGAAAACATGGGGGCACAAATGGTAAAAGAAGTAGCCTCCAAAACTTCTGACATTGCCGGTGACGGCACCACCACCGCCACTCTTCTTGCACAAGCTATTATTTCCGGTGGCTTCAAAAGCGTTGCCGCGGGTGCCCACACCATGGACCTGAAGAGAGGTATTGACAAAGCTGTTGCAGCCGTAGTAGCTGATCTGAAAAGGCAATCCGTTAAAGTAGGTGATGACTACGGCAAGATTGAACAGGTGGGTGCAATCTCTGCTAATAACGACCCCGAAATCGGTAAGCTCATTGCCGAAGCTATGAAGAAAGTAGGCAAAGAGGGTGTCATTACCGTTGAAGAATCAAAAGGAACCGAAACCTACAGCGAAGTAGTTGAGGGTATGCAGTTTGACCGCGGCTACCTCTCACCCTACTTTATCACCGATCCCGAAAATATGGAAGCAGAGCTGGATCGGCCCTTCATCCTGATTCATGACAAAAAGATCTCCAGCATGAAGGAGCTGCTCCCCGTACTGGAAAAAGTAGCTCAAAGCAACAGCCCGCTGCTGATCATAGCCGAAGACATTGAAGGTGAAGCGCTGGCTACGCTGGTTGTAAACAAACTGCGTGGCACACTGAAAGTATGTGCAGTGAAAGCTCCCGGCTTTGGCGATCGCAGAAAAGAAATGCTGGAAGACATCGCCATACTTACCGGTGGCACCGTAATCTCAGAAGAAAGAGGCTATAAGCTGGAAAATGCTGACCTGTCTTACCTGGGTCGTGCTGAAAAGGTTACGGTTGACAAAGAAAACACCACGATTGTGAAAGGTGCCGGCAAGCAGGCTGATATCAAAGCCCGCATTAACCAGATCAAGGCTCAGATTGAGAAAACCACTTCCGACTATGACCGGGAAAAACTGGAAGAAAGACTCGCTAAGCTCTCCGGTGGTGTAGCGGTGCTCTACGTAGGCGCTCCCACAGAAGTGGAAATGAAAGAGAAGAAAGACCGCGTAGATGATGCTTTGCATGCCACCCGCGCTGCCGTGGAAGAAGGCATTGTTCCCGGAGGTGGTGTAGCTTTCATCCGCGCTTTGCCCGCACTGGATAAGGTGGAAGTGGCCAACGAAGATGAAAAAACCGGAGTGCAAATCGTCAGAAAGGCCATTGAAGAGCCCCTGCGCCAGATTTGCTACAATGCCGGTATGGAAGGCTCCATCATCATCCAGAAAGTGAAAGAAGGGAAAGGTGATTTCGGCTACAATGCCCGCACCGATAAATTCGAAAACCTCTTCAAGAGCGGGGTTATTGACCCAACCAAAGTGGCCAGGGTTGCTCTGGAAAATGCCGCTTCCATCGCAGGCATGCTCCTGACAACGGAAGCCCTCGTGGTTGAAAAACCCGAAGAGGAAAAAGCTCCGGCCATGCCCGGAGGCGGAATGGGCAACATGATGTAA
- the groS gene encoding 10 kDa chaperonin: MAKKVNIKPVAGTQNRVVIEPAPAEEKTKSGIIIPDTAKEKPQKGKVVSISEVDEKGNKPTVKVGDTVLYGKYAGTEITIDGEDYLIMRESDILAII; the protein is encoded by the coding sequence ATGGCTAAAAAAGTAAACATCAAACCCGTTGCCGGAACACAGAACCGGGTCGTTATTGAGCCCGCACCGGCAGAAGAAAAAACCAAAAGCGGCATCATCATCCCGGACACCGCCAAAGAGAAACCCCAAAAAGGTAAAGTGGTTTCCATCAGTGAAGTAGATGAAAAAGGCAACAAACCAACCGTCAAAGTGGGCGACACCGTTCTGTATGGGAAATATGCAGGTACGGAAATAACCATTGACGGTGAGGACTATCTCATCATGAGAGAGTCGGATATTCTGGCAATTATTTAA
- the mntA gene encoding manganese-binding lipoprotein MntA: MRLPAFIIPYLFVATTFSLAFSCNNPSESPSRDKPLVVTTTGMLGDAAANIAGSYVHVVSLMGPGVDPHLYKATQSDLDKLSRADLIIYNGLTLEGKMEEVLEKLSQTKKVLAVGNQLDPSLLIRTSAPQDSKFAYDPHIWFDVSLWIKVVEVISGTLQELVPAHAPQVESQTTNYVKMLEALHTWTLEQISTIPPEQRILITSHDAFHYFGRAYGVEVHALQGISTASDFGLQDITQLIQLIVERKVKAVFIETSVAPRSLEAVVEGCRKMGHSVKIGGTLYSDALGEPGTPEGTYIGMVQANVQTIVNSLK, encoded by the coding sequence ATGCGCTTACCTGCTTTTATCATCCCGTATCTTTTCGTTGCAACCACCTTTTCTTTAGCCTTTTCCTGTAATAACCCCTCGGAGAGCCCCTCCCGGGATAAGCCTCTTGTAGTTACCACCACCGGCATGCTGGGAGATGCAGCAGCCAACATTGCCGGCTCCTATGTGCACGTGGTTTCCCTGATGGGTCCTGGGGTAGACCCTCATCTTTACAAAGCCACTCAAAGCGACCTGGATAAGCTGAGTCGTGCTGACCTGATCATCTATAACGGACTTACTCTGGAAGGCAAGATGGAGGAGGTGCTGGAAAAATTAAGTCAAACGAAAAAGGTGCTTGCCGTGGGAAATCAGCTGGATCCTTCACTGCTCATAAGAACCAGTGCACCGCAAGACAGTAAGTTTGCCTATGATCCCCATATTTGGTTTGATGTTTCGCTCTGGATAAAGGTGGTGGAAGTAATCAGCGGCACCCTGCAGGAACTGGTCCCGGCACATGCCCCACAAGTGGAATCCCAAACCACTAATTATGTGAAGATGCTCGAAGCTCTGCACACCTGGACGCTGGAACAGATCTCCACCATTCCGCCAGAACAAAGAATCCTTATCACTTCGCATGATGCATTTCACTACTTCGGGAGAGCCTATGGCGTGGAGGTTCATGCCCTGCAGGGCATTTCCACCGCCTCAGATTTTGGCCTGCAGGATATAACACAGCTTATTCAACTCATTGTGGAACGCAAAGTGAAAGCCGTATTCATTGAAACATCCGTAGCACCCCGCTCACTGGAAGCAGTAGTAGAAGGATGCCGTAAAATGGGACATTCCGTAAAAATAGGAGGCACTCTTTATTCTGATGCACTCGGTGAGCCCGGCACTCCTGAAGGCACCTATATCGGCATGGTACAAGCCAACGTGCAAACCATCGTAAATTCGCTGAAATGA
- a CDS encoding sigma-54-dependent Fis family transcriptional regulator, whose amino-acid sequence MDLQSLKNRFGIIGTSPALDNALSIAVRVAPTNLTVLITGESGVGKEIFSQIIHNLSPRKHNPFIAVNCGAIPEGTIDSELFGHEKGSFTGAHEARKGYFETVKDGTIFLDEIGEMPLGTQARLLRVLETGEFIRVGSSKVQKTDVRVIAATNIDLAEFVKKGKFREDLFYRLNTVPIKVPPLRERKEDIYLLFRKFAVDFAERYKTAPISLDEEAKNLLISYPWPGNVRELKNVAEQLSVLAKDKLITADELKQHFSGISRNNLPAPVGNGAGEGELSERDILFKLFFDLKKDLNDLKKFIFEIVSRQKVDLSKFPQDNFTLTNEAETPATPLNYYAESDRPIIIERPEPVQEQVEVEEESLSIAEKEKELIQKALKKHKGKRKYAALDLGISERTLYRKIKEYDIVE is encoded by the coding sequence ATGGACTTGCAATCTCTGAAAAACCGATTCGGAATCATAGGCACGTCCCCTGCCCTGGACAATGCCTTAAGCATAGCTGTGCGTGTGGCGCCTACCAATCTAACGGTGCTGATTACCGGGGAAAGCGGGGTAGGTAAAGAAATATTTTCCCAGATTATTCACAACCTCAGCCCCCGAAAACATAATCCCTTCATAGCCGTCAACTGCGGAGCTATTCCCGAAGGCACTATTGACTCCGAGCTTTTTGGTCATGAAAAGGGTTCATTCACCGGTGCACATGAAGCAAGAAAAGGATACTTTGAAACGGTAAAAGATGGCACCATCTTTCTGGATGAAATAGGGGAAATGCCGTTGGGCACACAAGCCCGCCTGCTGCGTGTGCTGGAAACCGGTGAATTCATTCGTGTGGGCTCTTCCAAGGTGCAGAAAACCGATGTGCGCGTGATTGCCGCCACCAACATTGATCTGGCTGAATTTGTAAAAAAAGGGAAATTCCGGGAGGATTTATTTTACCGGTTAAACACTGTGCCCATCAAGGTGCCCCCCCTGAGGGAACGCAAAGAGGATATTTATCTGCTGTTCAGAAAATTTGCCGTTGACTTTGCCGAACGCTATAAAACCGCTCCCATTTCCTTGGACGAAGAAGCAAAAAACCTGCTCATCAGCTATCCCTGGCCCGGCAATGTGAGAGAATTAAAGAATGTAGCCGAACAGCTTTCCGTCCTTGCAAAAGACAAACTCATCACCGCTGACGAGCTCAAACAACACTTTTCCGGCATATCCCGGAACAACCTTCCGGCTCCCGTTGGCAACGGAGCCGGTGAAGGAGAGCTAAGTGAAAGAGATATTTTATTCAAGCTTTTCTTTGACCTGAAAAAAGATTTGAATGATCTGAAGAAGTTCATCTTTGAAATTGTATCCCGGCAAAAGGTGGATTTGAGCAAATTTCCGCAGGATAATTTTACCCTGACAAACGAAGCAGAAACACCCGCCACTCCTTTGAATTATTATGCGGAATCCGATCGGCCCATCATTATTGAACGTCCTGAACCCGTGCAGGAACAGGTAGAAGTAGAGGAAGAATCCCTCTCTATTGCAGAGAAAGAAAAAGAGCTCATTCAAAAAGCACTAAAAAAACACAAAGGCAAAAGAAAATATGCAGCCTTGGACCTCGGTATTTCCGAGCGCACCCTTTATAGAAAAATCAAGGAGTACGATATTGTGGAATGA
- a CDS encoding hypothetical protein (possible pseudo, internal stop codon), which translates to MAVPLQPVKTFRNGKEANGWTNMLIFGDNLQVLKTLLQMKQEGKLKNADDTPGVRLVYIDPPFATKQKFRGSQDQKAYQDKLAGARFLEFLRKRLVFLRELLREDGSIFVHLDYKKGHYVKTLMDEIFDEPNFRNEIIVKRGQKNVQAQFETMDSLASGHDVLLFYSKVSDTRFPILKASLGEIKPGTWNNHWRGTDRPTMRYELFGIMPDRGQWRWSKERTMKAVENYERYLKQYSKKMSIDEYWRYVLDTTGEEIDFVRLSTTGKPEHYVPPTEHRILSDVWIDIVAYQSGGDYPTQKSEDLLNRIIYGFSNPGDLVLDCFAGSGTTLAVAEKLGRRWIGVDCEKLAIYTMQKRLLNIADSKDLEDPKKLSEAKSASGGKYGKPPKPFTLYNAGLYDYKMIKELPFEQYRDFALKLFQCLG; encoded by the coding sequence ATGGCCGTGCCCCTGCAGCCGGTCAAGACTTTCAGAAACGGCAAGGAGGCTAACGGCTGGACAAACATGCTCATCTTTGGAGATAACCTTCAGGTCTTGAAGACCCTCTTGCAGATGAAGCAGGAAGGGAAACTGAAAAATGCTGACGACACGCCAGGGGTGAGGCTGGTCTATATTGATCCACCGTTTGCCACCAAGCAGAAGTTCAGGGGAAGCCAGGATCAGAAGGCGTATCAGGATAAACTTGCCGGGGCAAGGTTTCTGGAGTTTTTGAGGAAGCGGTTAGTCTTCCTGCGGGAGTTGTTAAGGGAGGATGGCAGTATCTTTGTGCATTTGGATTACAAGAAAGGCCATTATGTTAAAACCTTAATGGATGAGATTTTTGATGAGCCAAATTTCAGAAATGAAATTATAGTCAAGCGGGGTCAAAAGAACGTTCAGGCTCAATTTGAAACGATGGATTCATTAGCAAGTGGGCACGATGTATTACTCTTTTATTCAAAGGTATCAGACACAAGATTTCCAATCTTGAAAGCATCGCTCGGAGAAATAAAACCCGGAACATGGAATAACCACTGGCGTGGCACGGATAGACCTACTATGCGATATGAATTATTTGGTATTATGCCTGATAGGGGCCAATGGAGATGGTCAAAAGAGAGAACTATGAAGGCAGTTGAAAATTATGAAAGATATCTGAAGCAATATTCTAAGAAGATGTCCATAGATGAATACTGGAGGTACGTTTTAGATACCACTGGAGAAGAAATCGACTTTGTCCGTCTTTCCACAACCGGCAAACCCGAACACTATGTCCCTCCTACTGAGCATCGAATCTTAAGTGATGTCTGGATTGATATTGTTGCGTATCAATCCGGAGGAGACTACCCAACACAAAAGAGCGAAGATCTTCTAAACAGAATAATTTACGGTTTTTCCAACCCCGGCGACCTTGTGCTGGACTGCTTTGCCGGCTCAGGCACGACCCTTGCCGTAGCAGAGAAGTTGGGCAGGCGGTGGATTGGCGTGGACTGCGAGAAGTTAGCCATTTACACCATGCAGAAGCGGCTATTAAACATCGCTGACAGCAAGGATTTGGAGGATCCCAAAAAGTTGAGCGAAGCGAAATCCGCCTCAGGCGGAAAATACGGCAAGCCACCCAAGCCTTTCACCCTCTACAATGCCGGACTCTACGACTACAAGATGATCAAGGAACTCCCCTTTGAGCAGTATCGGGACTTTGCCCTAAAACTCTTTCAGTGCCTGGGGTGA
- the mntB gene encoding manganese transport system ATP-binding protein MntB, with protein sequence MSTEVVNPAVEVHDLTVSYDRKPVLWDIDFSVPAGCLAGIIGPNGSGKTTLIKAIMGLVPINSGYVKLFNKSVAEVRTQVSYIPQRETVDWNFPASVKDVVMMGRYGKRGLFRRLTAEDENMVHECLKKVGMADLANRQIARLSGGQQQRIFLARALAQDALLYLMDEPFNGIDATTEEDIMNILREMRLKGKTILVVHHDLQSAMEYFDWFILLNTRLVAYGPRKEVFTPHLLQETYGGRLSLLTQISDLLKEKDFPMRETG encoded by the coding sequence ATGAGCACAGAAGTTGTAAATCCGGCTGTTGAAGTGCACGACCTCACTGTAAGCTATGACCGCAAACCCGTCTTATGGGACATTGACTTTTCAGTACCTGCAGGATGTCTTGCAGGAATCATCGGACCCAACGGCTCAGGGAAAACCACACTGATTAAAGCTATCATGGGACTGGTGCCAATAAACAGCGGCTATGTTAAGCTCTTCAATAAAAGTGTTGCGGAGGTGCGTACACAGGTCAGCTACATTCCACAAAGAGAAACTGTGGACTGGAATTTTCCTGCCAGTGTAAAAGATGTGGTGATGATGGGGCGCTATGGTAAACGCGGCCTGTTTCGCAGATTGACAGCAGAAGATGAAAATATGGTGCACGAATGTCTGAAAAAAGTGGGCATGGCAGATCTGGCCAACCGCCAGATAGCCCGGCTATCCGGAGGACAGCAGCAACGTATTTTCCTTGCACGCGCCCTTGCCCAGGATGCCCTGCTTTACCTGATGGATGAACCGTTTAACGGTATTGATGCCACTACTGAAGAGGATATCATGAACATCCTGCGTGAAATGCGCCTGAAGGGCAAGACTATTCTTGTGGTGCATCATGACCTGCAATCGGCAATGGAATATTTTGACTGGTTTATCCTGCTCAACACACGATTGGTTGCCTATGGACCGCGCAAAGAGGTGTTCACTCCACATCTGCTTCAGGAAACATATGGCGGTAGGCTGTCGTTGCTCACTCAAATCAGTGACCTGTTGAAAGAAAAAGATTTTCCAATGCGGGAAACCGGTTAA
- the miaB gene encoding tRNA-2-methylthio-N(6)-dimethylallyladenosine synthase, with the protein MPEKIYSPILDPSAETAFAVSSDITPEALAQESKSGTRRFYIESYGCQMNFSDSEIVASVLTQQGFQPCTGYQDADVVFINTCAIRENAEQKVRNRLKEFHTLKKSKPGVLIGLLGCMAERLKEQLLEQEKLVDIVVGPDAYRDLPRLVSEAESGLKAVNVLLSREETYADVNPVRLNSNGVSAFITIMRGCDNMCSFCVVPFTRGRERSRNPESIIQEASMVFKQGYREVTLLGQNVDSYLWSPHYASKKEILKSLSRSHTDSTVNFAQLLEMVAQIDPQLRVRFSTSNPRDMTDEVLHTIARYDNICKSIHLPVQSGSSAILKKMNRGHDREWYLERIRTIRRILPDCGITTDIICGFCSETEEDHQATLSLMEEVRYDWAFMFHYSERPGTLAARKYKDDVPLEEKKRRLSEVIALQQRHSLESNQKDVGKVFQVLIEGVSKKSDKHLFGRNSQNKVVVFDAGHYKPGDYVQVKITGCTPATLLGEPV; encoded by the coding sequence ATGCCTGAAAAGATATATAGTCCGATTTTAGACCCTTCCGCAGAGACAGCCTTTGCGGTAAGTAGTGATATAACCCCTGAAGCACTCGCACAGGAATCAAAGTCCGGTACCCGCAGATTTTATATTGAAAGCTACGGCTGCCAGATGAATTTCAGCGACAGTGAGATTGTGGCTTCCGTGCTGACCCAGCAGGGATTTCAACCATGCACCGGCTATCAGGATGCCGATGTGGTTTTCATTAACACTTGTGCCATCCGGGAAAATGCTGAACAAAAAGTACGCAACCGCCTCAAAGAATTTCATACATTGAAAAAAAGCAAACCCGGTGTCCTGATAGGCTTGCTGGGCTGCATGGCTGAACGTCTGAAAGAGCAATTGCTGGAGCAGGAAAAGCTGGTAGATATTGTGGTTGGCCCGGATGCTTACCGTGACCTGCCCCGATTGGTATCAGAAGCCGAATCCGGACTGAAAGCCGTCAACGTGCTGCTGTCCAGAGAGGAGACTTATGCAGACGTAAATCCGGTAAGACTCAACAGCAATGGGGTTTCCGCGTTTATCACCATCATGCGTGGTTGCGATAACATGTGCTCCTTTTGCGTGGTGCCTTTTACCAGGGGCCGGGAACGCAGCCGAAATCCGGAGTCCATCATCCAGGAAGCCTCCATGGTGTTTAAACAGGGCTACCGGGAGGTAACTCTTCTGGGGCAAAATGTAGATTCTTACCTGTGGAGCCCCCATTATGCGTCAAAAAAAGAAATACTAAAGTCGCTAAGCAGATCCCATACCGACTCCACAGTCAACTTTGCGCAACTGCTGGAAATGGTGGCGCAGATTGACCCGCAGCTACGGGTGCGCTTCTCCACTTCCAACCCCCGCGATATGACTGATGAAGTGCTGCATACTATTGCCCGTTATGACAATATCTGTAAAAGCATTCATCTGCCCGTGCAATCCGGCAGCAGTGCCATACTGAAAAAAATGAACCGTGGGCACGACCGGGAATGGTATCTTGAACGTATTCGCACCATACGCAGAATACTTCCAGACTGTGGAATCACAACAGATATTATATGTGGTTTCTGCTCAGAAACAGAAGAGGATCACCAGGCTACACTCAGTCTGATGGAAGAAGTCCGCTACGACTGGGCATTCATGTTTCACTATTCCGAAAGACCCGGTACCCTGGCTGCAAGAAAATATAAAGACGATGTACCGCTGGAAGAAAAAAAACGCAGGCTCAGCGAGGTGATAGCCTTACAGCAACGGCATTCTCTGGAAAGCAATCAAAAAGATGTGGGAAAAGTATTTCAGGTTTTGATTGAGGGTGTTTCTAAAAAATCAGATAAGCACCTTTTTGGACGCAACTCTCAGAACAAAGTCGTGGTTTTTGATGCTGGGCACTACAAACCGGGCGACTATGTGCAGGTGAAAATCACCGGATGTACACCGGCCACCCTGCTGGGCGAACCGGTATAA